One window from the genome of Enterobacter asburiae encodes:
- the orn gene encoding oligoribonuclease, whose product MSADENNLIWIDLEMTGLDPERDRIIEIATLVTDANLNILAEGPTIAVHQSDDQLALMDDWNVRTHTGSGLVERVKASTFGDREAELATLEFLKQWVPAGKSPICGNSIGQDRRFLFKYMPELESYFHYRYLDVSTLKELARRWKPEILDGFKKQGTHQAMDDIRESVAELSYYRENFIKL is encoded by the coding sequence ATGAGCGCGGATGAAAACAACCTGATTTGGATCGATCTCGAAATGACCGGGCTGGATCCCGAGCGCGATCGCATCATTGAAATTGCAACTCTGGTGACGGACGCTAACCTGAATATCCTGGCTGAAGGGCCAACGATTGCGGTGCATCAGTCCGACGATCAGCTGGCTTTGATGGATGACTGGAACGTGCGCACCCACACCGGCAGTGGCCTGGTGGAGCGCGTGAAGGCGAGCACGTTTGGCGACCGTGAGGCGGAGCTGGCAACGCTTGAGTTCCTGAAACAGTGGGTTCCGGCAGGCAAATCGCCAATCTGTGGGAATAGCATCGGCCAGGATCGCCGCTTCCTGTTTAAGTACATGCCGGAGCTGGAGTCTTACTTCCACTACCGCTATCTGGATGTCAGCACCCTGAAAGAGCTGGCGCGTCGCTGGAAGCCTGAAATCCTCGACGGCTTTAAAAAGCAGGGGACCCACCAGGCGATGGACGATATCCGTGAGTCCGTGGCGGAGCTTTCCTACTACCGCGAAAACTTTATTAAGCTGTGA
- the rsgA gene encoding small ribosomal subunit biogenesis GTPase RsgA, with protein MSKNKLSKGQQRRVNANHQRRLKTTSEKPDYDDNLFGEATEGVVISRFGMHADVESADGDIHRCNIRRTIRSLVTGDRVVWRPGKEAAEGVTVKGIVEAVHERTSVLTRPDFYDGVKPIAANINQIVIVSAILPELSLNIIDRYLVACETLQVEPIIVLNKIDLLDDDGMAFVNEQMDIYRKIGYRVLMVSSHTKDGLKPLEEALTDRISIFAGQSGVGKSSLLNNLLGLQQEILTNDVSNVSGLGQHTTTASRLYHFPHGGDVIDSPGVREFGLWHLEPEQIFNGFVEFHDYLGACKYRDCKHDNDPGCAIREAVEKGEIAETRFENYHRILESMEDVKTRKNFSDSDN; from the coding sequence TTGAGTAAAAATAAACTCTCCAAAGGGCAGCAGCGCCGCGTAAACGCCAACCACCAGCGCCGTCTTAAAACCACTTCGGAGAAGCCGGATTATGACGACAACCTGTTTGGTGAAGCGACAGAAGGCGTAGTCATTAGCCGTTTCGGTATGCATGCCGATGTCGAATCCGCCGACGGTGATATTCACCGTTGCAATATCCGTCGCACCATCCGTTCACTGGTTACCGGCGATCGCGTGGTCTGGCGTCCGGGTAAAGAGGCCGCTGAAGGGGTCACGGTTAAGGGCATCGTTGAAGCCGTGCATGAACGCACGTCGGTGCTCACCCGACCGGATTTTTACGATGGCGTAAAACCGATTGCCGCCAACATTAACCAGATCGTCATTGTTTCGGCGATTTTACCTGAGCTTTCGCTCAACATTATCGACCGATACCTTGTCGCCTGCGAAACGCTGCAGGTTGAACCGATCATCGTGTTGAATAAAATCGATCTGCTGGATGACGACGGTATGGCCTTCGTGAATGAGCAGATGGATATCTACCGTAAGATCGGTTATCGCGTACTGATGGTCTCCAGCCACACCAAAGATGGCCTTAAGCCGTTAGAAGAGGCGCTGACTGACCGTATCAGCATCTTTGCGGGCCAGTCCGGCGTGGGTAAATCGAGCCTGCTGAACAACCTGCTTGGCCTCCAGCAAGAGATCCTGACTAACGATGTGTCCAACGTCTCGGGTCTGGGCCAGCACACCACCACCGCCTCGCGTCTGTATCATTTCCCGCACGGCGGCGACGTGATTGACTCCCCAGGGGTGCGTGAGTTCGGTTTGTGGCACCTTGAGCCGGAACAAATCTTTAACGGATTTGTCGAATTCCATGATTATTTAGGCGCTTGTAAATACCGCGACTGTAAACACGATAACGACCCAGGCTGCGCTATCCGTGAAGCGGTTGAGAAAGGCGAGATCGCGGAAACCCGCTTCGAGAATTACCACCGTATTCTTGAGAGCATGGAAGACGTAAAAACGCGTAAAAACTTTTCTGATTCTGATAACTGA
- the asd gene encoding archaetidylserine decarboxylase (Phosphatidylserine decarboxylase is synthesized as a single chain precursor. Generation of the pyruvoyl active site from a Ser is coupled to cleavage of a Gly-Ser bond between the larger (beta) and smaller (alpha chains). It is an integral membrane protein.) produces the protein MLNAFKLSLQYILPKLWLTRLAGWGASKRAGWLTKLVIDLFVKYYKVDMKEAQKPDTASYRTFNEFFVRPLRDEVRPLNTDPNVLVMPADGVISQLGNIEDDKILQAKGHNYSLEALLAGNYLMADLFRNGTFATTYLSPRDYHRVHMPCNGILREMIYVPGDLFSVNHLTAQNVPNLFARNERVICLFDTEFGPMAQILVGATIVGSIETVWAGTITPPREGVIKRWTWPAGEAEGSVALLKGQEMGRFKLGSTVINLFAPGKVKLAEQLESLSVTKLGQPLAVSTETFVTPDAEPAPLPQEEINAEHDASPLVDDKKDEG, from the coding sequence TTGTTAAACGCATTTAAACTTTCGCTTCAATACATTCTGCCAAAACTGTGGCTCACTCGCCTGGCGGGCTGGGGCGCAAGCAAACGCGCGGGCTGGCTGACCAAACTGGTCATCGACCTTTTCGTAAAATATTACAAGGTCGACATGAAAGAGGCGCAGAAGCCGGACACCGCCAGCTACCGCACCTTCAACGAGTTCTTCGTGCGCCCGCTGCGTGACGAAGTGCGCCCGCTGAACACCGATCCTAATGTCCTGGTGATGCCAGCAGACGGCGTGATCAGCCAGTTGGGTAACATCGAAGACGACAAAATCCTGCAGGCGAAGGGCCATAACTACAGTCTGGAAGCGCTGCTGGCAGGTAACTACCTGATGGCGGATCTGTTCCGCAACGGTACGTTTGCCACTACCTATCTGTCACCGCGCGACTATCACCGCGTGCATATGCCGTGTAACGGTATCCTGCGTGAAATGATTTACGTCCCGGGCGACCTGTTCTCCGTAAACCACCTGACCGCGCAGAACGTGCCGAACCTGTTTGCCCGTAACGAGCGCGTCATCTGTCTGTTCGATACTGAATTTGGCCCTATGGCACAGATTCTGGTGGGTGCAACCATCGTAGGCAGCATCGAAACCGTCTGGGCGGGCACCATCACCCCACCGCGCGAAGGCGTGATCAAACGCTGGACCTGGCCTGCCGGTGAAGCGGAAGGCTCTGTGGCCCTGCTGAAAGGTCAGGAGATGGGTCGCTTCAAGCTGGGCTCTACCGTGATCAACCTGTTTGCGCCGGGCAAAGTGAAGCTGGCTGAACAGCTCGAAAGCCTGTCGGTCACCAAACTGGGCCAGCCGCTGGCGGTCTCTACCGAAACCTTCGTGACGCCAGATGCAGAACCTGCTCCGCTGCCACAGGAAGAGATCAACGCCGAGCACGACGCCAGCCCGCTGGTTGACGACAAAAAAGACGAAGGTTAA
- the mscM gene encoding miniconductance mechanosensitive channel MscM — translation MRPIIVLLMAWCLSMGAYAATAPDAKQITQELEQAKAAKPAQPETVESLQAALNALEERKGSLERAQQYQQVIDNFPKLSQTLRTQLNNLRDEPRDVPAGLTSDALNQEILQVSSQLLEKSRLAQQEQERAREIADSLSQLPQQQTDARRQLNEVERRVGTQSGNSAQSQAQNLGIQAESARLKALVDELELAQLSANNRQELSRMRAELAQKQSEQLDAYLQALRNQLNSQRQREAERALESTELLAENSENLPAGINEQFRVNRELSAALNQQAQRMDLVASQQRQATNQTLQVRQALNTLREQSQWLGSSNLLGEALRAQVARLPEMPKPQQLDTEMAQLRVQRLHFEDLLNKQPQIRQIRQADGQPLTSEQNRILEAQLRTQRELLNSLLQGGDTLILELTKLKVSNSQLEDALKEVNEATHRYLFWTSDVRPMTFSWPIEIVQDLRRLISLDTFSQLGQASVMMFTSKETIFPLLGALILVGFSIYSRRHFTRFLERSSARVGKVTQDHFWLTLRTVFWSILVASPLPVLWMTLGYGLREAWPYPLAVAIGDGVTATVPLLWVVMICATFARPNGLFITHFGWPRNRVARAMRYYLMSIGLIVPLIMALIMFDNLNDREFSGSLGRLCFMLICGALAIVTLSLKRAGIPLYLDKSGSGDNMFNRLLWNLLLSAPMIAMLAAAVGYLATAQALLARLETSVAIWFLLLVVYHVIRRGMLIQRRRLAFDRAKHRRAEILAQRARGEEEPNHVNSTEGTMDADEVELDLDAISTQSLRLVRSLLMLVALLSVIFLWSEIHSAFGFLENISLWDVTSTVQGVESLEPITLGAVLIAILVLIITTQLVRNFPALLELALLQHLDLTPGTGYAITTITKYLILLFGGMVGFSMIGIEWSKLQWLVAALTFGLGFGMQEIFANFVSGLIILFEKPIRIGDTVTIRDLTGSVTKINTRATTISDWDRKEIIVPNKAFITEQFINWSLSDSVTRVVLTVPAPSDANSEEVTQILYTAAERCTLVLDNPVPEVFLVDLQQGIQIFELRIYAAEMGHRMPLRHEIHQLILAGFREHGIDMPFPPFQMRLESMDGRKMGKTLTSVARSRPAGSL, via the coding sequence GTGCGCCCGATTATCGTTCTACTGATGGCCTGGTGCCTCAGCATGGGGGCGTACGCAGCGACAGCCCCCGACGCCAAACAGATAACCCAGGAACTGGAGCAGGCAAAAGCGGCCAAACCCGCTCAGCCAGAGACCGTCGAGTCGCTCCAGGCTGCCCTGAACGCGCTTGAGGAGCGGAAAGGCTCTCTTGAGCGCGCTCAGCAGTATCAGCAGGTTATCGACAACTTCCCCAAACTCTCGCAGACGCTGCGCACGCAGCTCAATAATCTGCGCGACGAACCGCGCGATGTTCCTGCGGGCTTAACCTCCGATGCGCTAAACCAGGAGATCCTCCAGGTCAGCAGCCAGCTTCTGGAAAAGAGCCGCCTGGCGCAGCAGGAACAGGAGCGCGCGCGCGAAATCGCCGACTCGCTCAGCCAGCTTCCGCAGCAGCAAACCGACGCCCGCCGCCAGCTAAACGAGGTGGAGCGCCGCGTGGGCACGCAGTCTGGCAATTCAGCACAAAGCCAGGCGCAAAATCTTGGGATTCAGGCTGAATCCGCCCGACTTAAAGCGCTGGTTGATGAGCTCGAGCTGGCGCAGCTTTCTGCCAACAACCGTCAGGAGCTGTCGCGCATGCGCGCCGAGCTGGCGCAAAAGCAGAGCGAGCAGCTTGATGCCTACCTTCAGGCCCTGCGTAATCAGCTGAACAGCCAGCGCCAGCGTGAAGCCGAACGGGCGCTGGAAAGTACAGAACTGCTCGCTGAAAACAGCGAAAACCTGCCTGCCGGTATCAACGAACAATTCAGGGTCAACCGCGAACTTTCTGCCGCGCTGAACCAGCAGGCGCAGCGCATGGATCTGGTTGCCTCCCAGCAGCGTCAGGCGACCAATCAAACCCTCCAGGTTCGCCAGGCGCTCAACACGCTGCGCGAACAGTCACAGTGGCTCGGGTCATCAAACCTGCTGGGCGAGGCGTTACGCGCCCAGGTCGCGCGCCTGCCGGAAATGCCGAAGCCGCAGCAGCTGGATACCGAGATGGCCCAGCTGCGCGTTCAGCGCCTGCACTTTGAAGATCTCCTCAACAAGCAGCCGCAAATCCGCCAGATCCGTCAGGCTGACGGACAGCCCCTGACCAGCGAGCAAAACCGTATTCTGGAAGCCCAGCTGCGTACCCAGCGTGAACTGCTGAACTCTCTGCTCCAGGGCGGGGATACGTTGATTCTGGAGCTGACCAAGCTAAAAGTATCCAATAGCCAGCTGGAAGATGCGCTGAAAGAGGTGAACGAGGCTACGCACCGTTATCTCTTCTGGACGTCCGACGTGCGTCCGATGACCTTCTCGTGGCCGATTGAGATTGTCCAGGACCTGCGCCGCCTGATTTCACTGGATACCTTCAGCCAGCTGGGACAGGCCAGCGTGATGATGTTCACCAGCAAAGAGACCATTTTCCCGCTGCTGGGAGCGTTGATTCTGGTGGGCTTCAGCATTTACTCGCGCAGACATTTCACCCGCTTCCTGGAGCGTTCCAGCGCTCGGGTGGGGAAAGTCACCCAGGATCACTTCTGGCTGACGCTGCGCACCGTATTCTGGTCGATTCTTGTCGCCTCTCCGCTGCCGGTGCTGTGGATGACGCTGGGGTATGGCCTGCGGGAAGCCTGGCCCTATCCGCTCGCGGTGGCGATTGGCGATGGCGTCACCGCCACGGTGCCGCTGCTGTGGGTGGTCATGATATGCGCCACCTTCGCGCGTCCCAATGGCCTGTTCATCACCCACTTTGGCTGGCCGCGTAATCGCGTGGCGCGCGCCATGCGCTATTACCTGATGAGCATCGGGCTGATTGTGCCGCTGATCATGGCGCTGATCATGTTCGATAATCTCAACGACCGGGAATTCTCAGGCTCGCTGGGCCGCCTCTGCTTTATGCTGATATGCGGGGCGCTGGCCATCGTCACGCTCAGCCTGAAACGCGCGGGCATTCCGCTCTATCTGGATAAATCCGGTAGCGGCGACAATATGTTCAACCGGCTTCTCTGGAACCTGCTGCTGAGCGCTCCTATGATTGCGATGCTGGCAGCGGCGGTAGGTTACCTGGCAACCGCGCAGGCGCTGCTGGCGCGACTGGAAACGTCAGTGGCGATCTGGTTCCTGCTGCTGGTGGTGTATCACGTGATCCGTCGCGGAATGCTGATCCAGCGTCGCCGTCTGGCCTTTGACCGTGCCAAGCATCGCCGGGCGGAGATCCTCGCCCAGCGTGCGCGGGGTGAGGAAGAGCCAAACCATGTCAACAGTACGGAAGGCACGATGGATGCCGACGAGGTCGAACTGGATCTGGATGCTATCAGTACCCAGTCTTTGCGCCTGGTGCGCTCCCTCCTGATGCTGGTTGCCCTTCTGTCGGTGATCTTCCTGTGGTCGGAAATTCATTCCGCGTTTGGCTTCCTGGAGAATATCTCTCTGTGGGACGTGACGTCCACGGTACAGGGTGTTGAAAGCCTGGAGCCGATCACCTTAGGCGCGGTGCTGATTGCCATTCTGGTGCTGATCATCACCACGCAGCTGGTGCGTAACTTCCCTGCACTGCTGGAGCTGGCGCTGCTGCAGCATCTGGATTTAACCCCTGGCACGGGATACGCCATCACGACCATTACGAAATACCTGATACTGCTGTTTGGCGGGATGGTTGGATTCTCAATGATTGGTATTGAGTGGTCTAAACTGCAGTGGCTGGTTGCCGCGCTAACGTTTGGCCTTGGCTTTGGCATGCAGGAGATTTTCGCTAACTTTGTATCCGGCCTGATCATCCTGTTTGAAAAGCCGATTCGTATCGGTGATACGGTGACGATCCGCGATTTGACCGGGAGCGTAACGAAGATCAACACCCGAGCCACTACGATCAGCGACTGGGATCGGAAAGAGATCATCGTGCCGAACAAGGCATTTATTACCGAGCAGTTTATCAACTGGTCCCTGTCAGACTCCGTCACGCGCGTGGTGCTAACAGTACCGGCGCCGTCGGATGCCAACAGTGAAGAAGTCACCCAGATCCTCTACACCGCTGCCGAACGCTGTACACTGGTGCTCGATAACCCCGTACCGGAAGTGTTCCTGGTTGATTTACAGCAGGGGATCCAGATTTTCGAGCTGCGTATCTACGCTGCCGAAATGGGGCACCGTATGCCGCTGCGCCATGAGATTCACCAGCTGATTCTGGCGGGCTTCCGCGAGCACGGTATTGATATGCCGTTCCCACCGTTCCAGATGCGTCTGGAAAGCATGGACGGACGCAAGATGGGTAAAACGCTCACGTCGGTGGCAAGATCGCGCCCGGCGGGAAGTCTGTAA
- the yjeM gene encoding glutamate/gamma-aminobutyrate family transporter YjeM, whose product MSQSLKKMTLTGLILMIFTSVFGFANSPSAFYLMGYSATPFYIVSALFFFIPFALMMAEMGSAYRKEEGGIYSWMNNSVGPRYAFIGTFMWFSSYVVWMVSTAAKVWVPFSTFLFGADKTQVWSLAGLSSTQVVGILAVGWMVVVTLVASKGINKIARITAVGGISVMGLNLVLLLASIAILCLNGGHFAQEVNFASSPNPGYQSGLAMLSFVVFAIFAYGGIEAVGGLVDKTENPEKNFAKGIIFAAIVISIGYSLAIFLWGVSTNWQQVLSNNTTNLGNITYVLMKSLGMTLGQAMNLSPEAASVMGVWFARITGLSMFLAYTGAFFTLIYSPLKAIIQGTPKALWPARMTQLNSAGMPANAMWMQCLLVCVFILLVSFGGDTASAFYNKLTLMANVSMTLPYLFLTLAFPFFKAKQDLERPFVIFKTRAATLLATTVVVLVVAFANIFTIIQPVIEANDWNSALWMVGGPIFFSLLAMGIYENYRRRAMAYVAEVA is encoded by the coding sequence ATGTCCCAGTCACTCAAAAAGATGACCCTCACCGGGCTCATTCTGATGATATTTACCTCAGTCTTTGGCTTTGCCAACAGCCCGTCAGCGTTCTATCTGATGGGCTACAGCGCGACGCCGTTTTATATCGTTTCTGCTCTGTTCTTCTTTATCCCGTTTGCGCTGATGATGGCGGAGATGGGCTCGGCTTACCGGAAAGAAGAGGGCGGGATCTACTCATGGATGAATAACAGCGTCGGGCCGCGCTATGCGTTTATCGGCACGTTTATGTGGTTTTCATCCTACGTCGTCTGGATGGTCAGTACGGCGGCCAAAGTCTGGGTGCCGTTCTCCACGTTTCTTTTCGGTGCCGATAAAACGCAGGTCTGGTCTTTAGCCGGGCTAAGCTCCACGCAGGTCGTCGGCATTCTGGCGGTAGGCTGGATGGTGGTGGTCACCCTGGTGGCGTCTAAAGGCATCAATAAAATTGCCCGGATTACCGCCGTGGGCGGGATCTCGGTTATGGGGTTGAATTTGGTACTGCTGCTGGCGAGCATCGCTATCCTGTGCCTGAACGGTGGTCACTTCGCGCAGGAGGTGAACTTTGCCTCCTCGCCGAATCCGGGCTACCAGTCCGGGCTCGCCATGCTCTCCTTCGTGGTGTTTGCCATCTTCGCTTACGGCGGTATTGAAGCCGTAGGCGGGCTGGTCGATAAGACGGAGAACCCGGAAAAGAACTTTGCGAAAGGCATTATTTTTGCCGCCATCGTCATTTCCATTGGCTATTCGCTGGCGATTTTCCTCTGGGGCGTCAGCACCAACTGGCAACAGGTGCTGAGCAACAACACCACTAACCTTGGCAACATCACCTATGTGCTGATGAAAAGCCTGGGGATGACGCTGGGACAGGCGATGAACCTGAGTCCCGAGGCGGCATCGGTAATGGGGGTCTGGTTCGCGCGTATTACCGGCCTGTCGATGTTCCTGGCCTATACCGGTGCGTTCTTCACGCTGATCTACTCGCCGCTGAAAGCGATTATTCAGGGTACACCAAAAGCGCTGTGGCCCGCACGTATGACCCAACTGAATAGCGCAGGCATGCCTGCCAACGCCATGTGGATGCAGTGTCTGCTGGTGTGCGTGTTCATTCTGCTGGTGTCATTTGGCGGCGATACGGCATCTGCGTTTTACAACAAGCTGACCCTGATGGCGAACGTGTCGATGACGCTGCCGTACCTGTTCCTGACCCTGGCGTTCCCGTTCTTTAAGGCGAAGCAGGATCTTGAACGTCCGTTTGTGATTTTTAAAACCCGCGCGGCAACGCTGCTGGCAACCACGGTGGTAGTGCTGGTGGTGGCGTTTGCCAACATCTTCACCATTATTCAGCCGGTAATTGAGGCGAACGACTGGAACAGCGCGCTGTGGATGGTTGGTGGGCCTATCTTCTTCTCGCTGCTGGCGATGGGGATTTATGAGAATTATCGTCGACGTGCGATGGCGTACGTCGCAGAAGTGGCGTAG
- the epmA gene encoding elongation factor P--(R)-beta-lysine ligase translates to MSETATWQPSASIPNLLKRAAIMAEIRRFFADRGVLEVETPCMSQATVTDIHLVPFETRFVGPGHSQGMNLYLMTSPEYHMKRLLAAGCGPVYQLCRSFRNEEMGRHHNPEFTMLEWYRPHYDMYRLMNEVDDLLQQVLECSEAETLSYQQAFQRHLEIDPLSADKAQLREVAAKLDLSNVADTEEDRDTLLQLLFTFGVEPQIGKDRPTFVYHFPASQASLAQISTEDHRVAERFEVYYKGIELANGFHELTDAREQQQRFEQDNRKRAARGLPQQPIDVNLLEALKAGLPDCSGVALGVDRLVMLALGAEQLGDVIAFTVDRA, encoded by the coding sequence ATGAGCGAAACGGCCACCTGGCAGCCGAGCGCATCCATCCCTAATCTGTTAAAACGCGCTGCAATTATGGCGGAGATCCGCCGTTTCTTTGCCGACCGCGGAGTCCTGGAGGTGGAAACGCCGTGCATGAGTCAGGCAACGGTAACGGATATTCATCTGGTCCCGTTTGAAACCCGTTTTGTTGGCCCCGGCCACTCTCAGGGCATGAATTTGTATCTGATGACCAGCCCGGAATACCACATGAAACGCCTGCTGGCGGCGGGATGTGGCCCGGTGTATCAGCTATGCCGCAGTTTCCGTAATGAAGAGATGGGTCGTCATCACAACCCGGAATTCACCATGCTGGAGTGGTACCGCCCGCATTATGATATGTACCGCCTGATGAATGAGGTGGACGATCTGCTGCAGCAGGTCCTGGAATGCTCGGAAGCCGAAACGCTCTCCTATCAACAGGCTTTCCAGCGCCATCTGGAAATTGATCCGCTGTCGGCGGACAAAGCCCAGCTGCGCGAAGTGGCGGCAAAACTGGATCTCAGCAACGTGGCGGATACCGAAGAGGATCGCGACACGCTGCTCCAGCTGCTGTTCACTTTTGGCGTTGAACCGCAGATTGGCAAAGATCGCCCGACGTTTGTCTATCACTTCCCGGCAAGCCAGGCCTCACTGGCGCAGATCAGTACCGAAGATCATCGTGTCGCAGAGCGTTTTGAGGTCTATTACAAAGGCATCGAGCTGGCGAACGGCTTCCACGAACTGACTGATGCCCGCGAGCAGCAGCAGCGCTTCGAGCAGGATAACCGCAAGCGCGCCGCGCGCGGTCTGCCGCAGCAGCCTATTGATGTTAATCTGCTTGAAGCATTAAAAGCAGGTTTGCCGGATTGCTCCGGCGTGGCGCTGGGCGTTGACCGTCTGGTGATGCTGGCGCTTGGCGCAGAGCAGCTAGGCGATGTGATTGCCTTTACGGTCGATCGCGCCTGA
- the frdA gene encoding fumarate reductase (quinol) flavoprotein subunit: MQTFQADLAVIGAGGAGLRAAIAAAQANPNAKIALISKVYPMRSHTVAAEGGSAAVAQDHDSFEYHFHDTVAGGDWLCEQDVVDYFVHHCPTEMTQLEQWGCPWSRRPDGSVNVRRFGGMKIERTWFAADKTGFHMLHTLFQTSLQFPQIQRFDEHFVLDILVDDGEARGLVAMNMMEGTLVQIRAKAVVMATGGAGRVYRYNTNGGIVTGDGMGMALSHGVPLRDMEFVQYHPTGLPGSGILMTEGCRGEGGILVNKNGYRYLQDYGMGPETPLGEPKNKYMELGPRDKVSQAFWHEWRKGNTISTPRGDVVYLDLRHLGEKKLLERLPFICELAKAYVGVDPVKEPIPVRPTAHYTMGGIETDQQCETRIKGLFAVGECSSVGLHGANRLGSNSLAELVVFGRMAGERAMERAATAGEANGAALDAQVADVEKRLKDLVNQEGNENWSKIRDEMGLSMEEGCGIYRTPELMQKTVDKLAELQERFKRVRITDTSSVFNTDLLYTIELGHGLNVAECMAHSALARKESRGAHQRLDEGCTERDDVNFLKHTLAWRDADGTTRLDYSDVKITTLPPAKRVYGAEAEAAEKKEKANG, from the coding sequence GTGCAAACTTTTCAAGCCGATCTTGCCGTAATAGGCGCTGGCGGGGCTGGATTACGTGCTGCGATTGCTGCAGCACAAGCTAATCCCAACGCTAAAATCGCATTGATTTCAAAAGTCTATCCAATGCGTAGCCACACAGTGGCAGCAGAAGGAGGGTCCGCCGCCGTTGCGCAGGATCATGACAGCTTTGAATACCATTTCCACGACACGGTTGCAGGGGGCGACTGGCTTTGCGAACAGGATGTCGTTGACTACTTTGTGCATCATTGTCCAACGGAAATGACCCAGCTTGAACAGTGGGGATGTCCGTGGAGCCGTCGTCCGGACGGCAGCGTCAACGTTCGCCGCTTTGGCGGAATGAAGATTGAACGCACCTGGTTCGCCGCCGATAAAACCGGCTTCCACATGCTGCACACCCTGTTCCAGACCTCCCTTCAGTTCCCACAAATTCAGCGCTTCGATGAACATTTCGTCCTCGACATTCTGGTCGATGACGGTGAGGCTCGCGGTCTGGTAGCGATGAACATGATGGAAGGCACGCTTGTCCAGATCCGCGCGAAAGCCGTGGTGATGGCAACAGGCGGCGCGGGCCGCGTTTATCGCTACAACACCAACGGCGGCATCGTCACTGGCGACGGCATGGGCATGGCGCTCAGCCACGGCGTGCCGCTGCGCGATATGGAGTTCGTGCAGTATCACCCAACCGGCCTGCCGGGCTCCGGCATTCTGATGACGGAAGGCTGCCGCGGTGAAGGCGGTATTCTGGTCAATAAAAACGGCTACCGCTATCTGCAGGATTACGGCATGGGCCCGGAAACCCCGCTCGGCGAGCCGAAGAACAAATACATGGAACTCGGCCCGCGCGATAAAGTCTCTCAGGCCTTCTGGCACGAGTGGCGCAAAGGCAACACCATCTCCACGCCGCGCGGCGATGTGGTCTATCTCGACCTGCGTCACCTTGGCGAGAAGAAACTGCTGGAACGTCTGCCGTTCATCTGCGAGCTGGCGAAAGCTTACGTCGGCGTCGACCCGGTGAAAGAGCCGATTCCGGTGCGTCCAACCGCGCACTACACCATGGGCGGGATCGAAACCGACCAGCAGTGCGAAACCCGGATTAAAGGCCTGTTCGCCGTCGGCGAGTGTTCCTCTGTCGGCCTGCACGGCGCTAACCGTCTCGGGTCTAACTCGCTGGCAGAGCTGGTCGTCTTTGGCCGCATGGCGGGCGAGCGCGCGATGGAGCGAGCGGCTACCGCAGGCGAAGCTAACGGTGCCGCGCTGGATGCGCAGGTCGCAGACGTTGAAAAACGCCTGAAAGATCTGGTGAACCAGGAAGGCAACGAGAACTGGTCGAAGATCCGCGACGAGATGGGCCTGTCGATGGAAGAAGGCTGCGGTATCTACCGTACCCCTGAGCTGATGCAAAAAACCGTCGACAAGCTGGCGGAACTGCAGGAGCGCTTCAAGCGCGTGCGCATCACCGACACCTCCAGCGTATTCAACACCGACCTGCTCTACACCATCGAGCTGGGCCACGGTCTGAACGTCGCGGAATGTATGGCGCACTCTGCGCTGGCGCGTAAAGAGTCGCGTGGGGCCCACCAGCGTCTGGACGAAGGCTGTACCGAACGTGACGACGTCAATTTCCTGAAACACACTCTCGCCTGGCGCGATGCGGATGGCACCACACGTCTGGACTACAGCGACGTGAAAATCACCACGCTGCCGCCGGCTAAACGCGTGTACGGTGCAGAAGCAGAAGCCGCCGAGAAGAAGGAGAAGGCGAATGGCTGA